From one Triticum urartu cultivar G1812 chromosome 3, Tu2.1, whole genome shotgun sequence genomic stretch:
- the LOC125545357 gene encoding reticuline oxidase-like, with the protein MHSVAALLQLFCLLLSLHHSPCSGAAATPGNFSACLVSNGVTNFSLPTSPSYGGLLNSSIFNLRFTLPSVPGPAAVVLPESRDELRRAILCARASSLAIRVRSGGHSYEGLSYTTENHVPFVVIDLANLNRVRVEPGSATAWAESGATVGELYYAVGQSSQSLAFPAGSESTTGLGGQVSGGGFGLLSRKFALAADNVLDAALITPDGRVLDRSSMGDDVFWAIRGGGGGSWGVVYAWKLRLVPVPRNVTAFTVGRTGPVELIAGLLHRWQYVGPNLPDEFYLSVYAPTGSTDGNVSISFTGQVLESKERALSVISQSFPELGLTEVDLSEMSWVESTAKFAGLNTVEDLANRRRQPKQYSKSKSDYVQAPISRHDMVEIVRHLSTGPTGSIQLDPYGGAMARVGSAETPFPHRAGNLYSIQYGVSWNRSEVARAEEFIGWLRSFYKFMAPLVSKDPRAAYVNYLDLDLGVNNWTRAAGGSSAQAVSRARSSWGEAYFGENFDRLVRAKTVVDPGNVFNNAQSIPALNIRAEGQT; encoded by the coding sequence ATGCATTCCGTCGCAGCTCTCCTCCAGCTGTTTTGCCTCCTCTTGTCACTTCATCACAGCCCATGCTCCGGTGCGGCGGCCACGCCGGGCAACTTCTCCGCCTGCCTCGTCTCCAACGGCGTCACCAACTTCTCCCTGCCCACGTCTCCGAGCTACGGCGGGCTGCTCAACTCCTCCATCTTCAACCTCCGGTTCACGCTCCCGAGCGTCCCCGGGCCTGCCGCCGTTGTCCTGCCGGAGTCGAGGGATGAACTGAGGCGAGCCATCCTGTGCGCGCGCGCCAGCTCGCTGGCGATCCGCGTGCGCAGCGGCGGGCACAGCTACGAGGGGCTGTCCTACACCACTGAGAACCACGTGCCGTTCGTGGTGATCGACCTCGCGAACCTGAACCGCGTGCGGGTCGAGCCGGGCTCGGCCACGGCCTGGGCCGAGTCGGGAGCGACGGTGGGCGAGCTGTACTACGCCGTGGGGCAATCGAGCCAGTCCCTGGCGTTCCCCGCCGGGTCGGAGTCGACCACTGGTCTAGGGGGGCAGGTCTCCGGCGGCGGGTTCGGGCTTCTGTCCCGGAAGTTTGCGCTCGCCGCCGACAACGTGCTGGACGCGGCTCTCATCACTCCGGACGGCAGGGTCCTTGACCGGAGTTCTATGGGCGACGACGTGTTCTGGGCGATccgaggcggcggaggcgggagCTGGGGTGTGGTGTACGCTTGGAAGCTCCGGCTCGTTCCGGTCCCTCGCAACGTCACCGCGTTCACCGTCGGCCGGACCGGTCCGGTCGAACTCATTGCCGGGTTGCTTCACAGGTGGCAGTATGTCGGGCCCAATCTACCGGACGAGTTTTATCTCTCCGTGTATGCTCCTACCGGGTCGACGGACGGCAACGTCTCCATCTCCTTTACCGGTCAAGTGCTGGAGTCAAAAGAGCGCGCCTTGTCGGTTATCAGCCAGAGCTTTCCTGAGCTGGGTTTGACCGAGGTAGACCTCTCAGAAATGAGCTGGGTCGAGTCGACGGCCAAGTTCGCCGGTCTGAACACGGTGGAGGACCTGGCGAACCGGCGGCGCCAGCCAAAGCAGTACTCCAAGAGCAAGTCCGACTACGTGCAGGCACCGATCTCGAGGCACGACATGGTCGAGATCGTCCGGCACCTGTCGACCGGGCCGACGGGGTCCATCCAGCTCGACCCCTACGGCGGCGCCATGGCGCGGGTCGGGAGCGCCGAGACGCCGTTCCCCCACCGCGCCGGGAACCTGTACAGCATCCAGTACGGCGTCAGCTGGAACCGGTCGGAGGTGGCCCGCGCGGAGGAGTTCATCGGATGGCTCAGGTCGTTCTACAAGTTCATGGCCCCCTTGGTGTCCAAGGATCCCCGCGCTGCCTACGTGAACTACCTCGACCTCGACCTGGGCGTGAACAACTGGACGCGCGCTGCCGGTGGGTCGTCCGCTCAGGCGGTTTCTCGTGCGAGGTCGTCGTGGGGGGAGGCGTACTTCGGAGAGAACTTCGACCGGCTGGTCCGTGCTAAGACGGTGGTCGATCCTGGCAACGTGTTCAACAACGCGCAGAGCATCCCTGCCTTGAACATTAGAGCTGAGGGGCAGACATGA